In Natronococcus sp. AD-5, the genomic window GGGCGGACACACCGCATCCTCGCACCGAACGGTCCGGATCGGCCCGACGAACGAACCGCTCTCGAACTCGGGAACTACGTCCGCATGTACCCGGCACCCCCCGCCGTCGTCGACGGAACGATCGGGCTCGGCGGGTGGATCGGCGGGAGGGACGACTCGGCGCCGATCCGAACGCTCTCGACTCGCGGAATGATCTGGCAGCGGCCGTTCGAACCGTACGTCTTGACGCCGGCCGTCCTCGCCTCCTCGTCGTCGGCTACGACAACAGTTCGAGCGGACTCGACGAGGCCACGGTAGCGGCGCTCGACCGCGACACCGGCGACCCCATCTGGGAGGAGACGCTCCCGCAGCCGGTCGGCCCGCCCGCGGTCGCCGACGGCGTCTGTTACGCGGGTGGCGGGCAGACGGGATACTCGGAAGCCGAGCCCGGCGGACTGTTCGCGCTCGAGGTCGAGACTGGAGACCTGCTCTGGGAGCGGGACACCGCCGGCTCGATCAGCGGACACGCGCTCGCGCTCGTCGACGACGCGATCGTTTTCGGAACGGACGAGGGCGTGGTCGTCCTCGAGTGACGAGACACCACACGGCTTTTGCCCGCGCCGGCCCAACGGGTGCCAACATGAGCGACTCCGCGGATTCCGGCGCGAACGCCGACGGCGGGGGCAGCGGGGACGACGCCCCCGCCCAGGTCTCGAGTCCGGACTACCACAGCGAGAACCACACCGCGGCCCAGACCTGCGGCTGGACGGCGAACGCCCTG contains:
- a CDS encoding outer membrane protein assembly factor BamB family protein; this translates as MDRREGRLGADPNALDSRNDLAAAVRTVRLDAGRPRLLVVGYDNSSSGLDEATVAALDRDTGDPIWEETLPQPVGPPAVADGVCYAGGGQTGYSEAEPGGLFALEVETGDLLWERDTAGSISGHALALVDDAIVFGTDEGVVVLE